The DNA sequence CACTCTAGTGCATAACATAGTTACTGGCGATTTCGGTGGCAAAATTGATGTTGATAGTACACCAGGGAATGGCACGACTTTCACTATCACATTCACCGAATCAAAGGAGGCTGTGCGTGGCAAGGAAGTATAAGCAGATTGGCGAATCCATAGCGTCCATTCTCTTAATTGATGATAATCTTGAATATCTCGAAGCCACGCGAATGCTTTTGCAACGTGAGGGTTATTCAATTACCACTGTGGCCTCATGTCTTAGTGCCCTTGATATTGTAACAAAAAATTATTTCGATCTTATACTTGTTGATTATTATATGCCCAATTTTACTGGGGAGGAGTTTATCAAAGAATTGCGGACTTTTAATAAGACCGTTCAAGTAATTCTCCAAACGGGATATGCAAGCGAGAATCCTCCACGTGAGCTACTTCGTAAATTAGACATTCAAGGTTTTTTCGATAAAAGCGAGGGGCCGAGCAAACTTCTGTTTTATATTGATATTGGAATCAAAGCGGCACGTACAATTCAACTGGCCCAAAAGAGTAAGGAAGGACTAAGTTATATTCTTAATAATGCCCCAGACCTTTATCGATTGCAATCTTTTGACGAATTAATGCAGAGTATTTTAACCCATTTAATAAACCTATTAAAAATGAGCAACACCTTATCAATAATATTTATGAACAATCAGCTTTCTGAAATAAAAGATAGCAATTATAAAAAAATAGACGCCTTCATCGCGATTGCTGATGAGCAATATGGGTATACTGTAAAAATAGGAGCAGGACGTTTTTCTCAAAAAGGTCCTGTTTCATTATATTTTAAACACGATGAAATGGATCTTGTAAACGAGGCTTTTATATCGGGCAATGTCTTATTGTCATCTAACCTATGCACTTTTATACCACTTAAAACAAAAGATAGCAGAGTTGGATTTGTCTATCTTGAGCATGAAATTTCAAATGAAGAAGATAAAGATCTGCTTAAGCTATTTGCAAATCAGGTAGCGATAGCGATTAATAACGCCAAAATAAGCTAAGCAATGTTGAAGCAGTAATGGTTTTTGCAAAAAACCTATGGTAATTTAATAAATATATTCTAACTCTTCTATAAAAAGTTTATCGCCAACGCTTACTTGGTTGTCTTTATGTAAATCAGATAGCAGCGAAAAGAAAACATTGCTACTAATTTTGCTGTGTTGATATAGCCATTGGGCTGTTAAAGCGATTGTAGATGCTTGTTGTTTATAGTGTAAAACATTTTTATAATTTTGCACGTAATCAATAATGTCAATCCCAGCGTAGCTGTTAATCTCATAATAAGCTAAATAAGAGGTCAGAAAATAATTTATAGTCGGATTGGTTATTACTAATACTTGCTCTAAGTTTTGACGTGCAGCTTCTTTTCCTTCAGTTACAGATTGCTCAAGACGTATGACCGCATCAGTATAGAAATATAGGTCAAATAAATTATTAGTAGTAATTTTGTTGTTTGCAATTGTCATAAAACGGGAACGCCAAGCATCAACATCAGTTGGACATTCTTTACCATATGGTGTCGTTTCGACGTCGGCACGGCACTCAATCCAGGCAAAAGCATTCTTGCAAGGTTTTATAGCGATATCAAATTCATCAATTGATAAATATTTGGAGTGCGCCAAAGCGATATCGCAAGCTTGTGCTAATAGTGACAGTAAGTTTTCGAATGAGGTGTCTATTAATACTGTCGAAATCCCAGCATTAAGATAAATCAGATTGTTCGTTAACGCTGAATCATTTGTTGTACTTTCAGCTACGGAGATTAAAGAAGATAATTGAGGTATGTCTCTGGCGTTGAGAAGAGATTCTGACGCAGTACCAACAAAGAACACATTAATACCTTCACTTGTAATTATATCTAGTGAGTTAGCCGAACGGTGCAATAAACCAACGATTTTTCCGTTATCATCAAGTACTGGTGATCCACTATCGCCAGGTAATGCATAACCAGTGCTATAAAACCAATCACCATAAATATTGTATACAAAACCATCACTCCATTTTTTTAATCTGCCTTTAGGATGGCCCACAACAGTAACGTGAGTACCAAGGAGTGATGCTAAATTGCGTGAGTTAATATCTAAATAATTTGAGGTTTTAAGCTTTGGTCCAGTTGGGTTTTCGAAAATTTGCACTATTGCCATATCGAGGATAGCGTCCACCGATACAGGTACAGCATAGGCGAATATTGGTTGCTGAAATGGCATATCTATTTGATAATTGAAACTTAATTTTACCCAACAACCCTCAATGGCGCACACTGAACCACCCAACACGTGGTCATTAGTTAGCAATAAGCCAGAGTCAGAGATGAATGAGCCAGTTCCATAGTTTATTTTTGTTTCTATACGAACCACTGCTTTAGCGGCGTTTTGAATTTTTACAGGGGCTTCACTAAGATCGAAAAAAGTTGGTAGGTTAAGATCTGTTGTATTCTTGGTATCCCCACAACTTGAAATAGCAAGCAAGAACGATAACAACCTCAATTTTCTAGATATCATCATGGTATTGTTAACTCCTCGGTGAGATAATAGGTGCATTATTATAATAGAGTTTTTAAAGGATGTTAAAGTAAACTTAGAAAAGCAAAATAAAGCCTAGTGGCTTTTTATGCCGATTACAAAAGTCAAATCATGTTTTGGCGGTATCAGTTATCATCATAAATAATTTTATTGAAATAGCGGATACGAGAGGTTATTGGTAGTTGCTAGGAGGTTTTTGCTTTGCGTACGCTCATTATACTAGGTTTAGTTGCATTGTCCGGTTGCGCTAGTGCTGGTTCAAAGTCTAAGCATTTTACAAACTCCAATGAAACGATGGTCACTCGCGATAGCTTTTGTCAATCGTTATTCACTGCATTTAAGGCATGTGCTGGCAATCCAGATTTGGTTCGTGGCGTAATCGAAGGCGCGTTGATTTCTGAAGAAGTTGGTAAAACCTACGACCAACTTTCAGACCAGGAGCTTGCCGAGCTTCATACAAAGGCTCAAAACGAAGTCAATAAACTTAAGCAGAACTTCTTAGATCCAGAGTTTGTGCCTAACTGTCAGCAAAGCATGAGTGCTGGTAAAATCGATCAGCAAAGGTACGATTTCGTTGCTCCGAAAATACATGGTAGTTGCAATGAGTTAGGTGCTGGGGTTTTCTTGTTCGTTCATGGGATTGTCGGCGAATTCGTGTTTTCTGGTTGAATTACGTTGATCAGAAGAGGACATTTCTAAATGGGGGAAACCGGACATTTCTATATCGGTTCTATATATAAAGTTTACATAATGTATATTATCAGACAAACATATATATCGATTTGAGACTGTTGTTTAGGCTCTTCTGTTTTTTTATTTAGAAATTTTTGTCTTAGCAAAAAAAATTAAGCCGCTTTATAGCTAACTAATTCTGCAAAAATTTTGCGCACATTAATATGTTTATATCTTTCACTACGGTTAGCTAAAAATTCAACTTGATGAACAAAAGCGATTTTATCATTTTCTGTAGATTTTGTTTTTCGAAATTTTTTTGCTGCTGCCAAAATTTCTTTACGTGCTTCGCGAGGTTCACAAAAATAACAATCGCTAAATAAAAACAAATCATCAAAAGGAATTATTCGAGCTTCTAAGATATCACCAATTTCAAGTCCGGCTGGTTTACGACGTTCAAATATAAGAAGTTTTTTACCAGTTAATAAATTTTTTACTTTAATTTTCTCATGTTTAAACGAGATTATTTCGAAAATTGAAAGTTCGGTTCTTGTAAGACTTGCATAACTATTACAATTATTCTCGTCCATACTTTTGCCATATTGCATTATGAAAAGCTCAGCTGGAGTTAATTCTGGGCGAAAAGATATTTTTCGATCAAGAATGTACCATTCAAGAAATATTGCAATTCTTCTTTCGAAACTAGCATCTGTTTCAAATAAATCGCCAGTTCGTTTGATATATTCTTTTTTAGCAAGCTGTAATTCAGCAGTAAGCTCTCCTTCGGCAGCAAAACGGGCTACTTCCTCGTAGTAATGTTGATACATTAACGAGACGTCCTTTTTTCTAATCACCTTTTCTCTTGAACCTTATACGCCCTTGCAACATGGTAACCTCTATTCTTCCTTGAAGACAATGGCCTATAAAGGGAGAGTTTTTGCTTTTAGATAATATGTCGTTAATTGATAAATTCCAACTAACATCCGGATCAATAATAGTAATATCAGCCGTACTCCCCTGAGTTAGTCTACCATAAGGAATACCTAAAACTCTTGCTGGACCAAAAGTTAATAATTCAAATATTTTTAAAAGCGGTAAGCTACCATTACGCCATAAATTCAACGATAGTGGCAAAGCAGTTTGTAGACCAATTACTCCAAATGCTGCATCTGCAAATGTTGTATCTTTTTCAATAATTGAGTGTGGTGCATGATCTGTTGCAATTACATCAATAGTGCCATCCGCCATCCCTGCAATTAAAGCCAAACGGTCTTTTTCACTACGCAAAGGAGGATTCATTTTGGCGTTGGTTTTATAATTAATAACAGATTCTTCATTTAATGTAAAATGATGCGGGGTTGCTTCAGCAGTAATTTTTACCCCTCGTTTTTTCGCTAAACGAACCATTTCTACAGATTTCTCAGTAGATACATGACAAATATGCAATCGCCCGCCTGTATATTCCGCTAACATAATATCTCTATTAATAGCAATTTCTTCAGCAATAGCCGGAATGCCACGAAGACCAAGGCGGGTAGCAGTTGGACCTTCATTCATATGCCCATCTTTTGACAAATTATGTTCTTCTGCATGCGAAAGCACCGGCATGTCAAAATCTTGCGAGTATTCAAGTGCATGGCGCATCAAGCGAGCATTTCCTACACTCTTACCATCATCACTTAGCGCTACGGCACCAGCCCGTTTTAGTTCACCAACCGGAGCCATAATCTCGCCATTGAGGCCGATACTAATTGCACCAACAGGTAAAACGCGTACTAAACCAACTTCCGAACCCCGACGAGCAACATAAGAAACAACTTCAGCGTTATCAGCTACCGGGTGAGTGTTCGGCATTGCAGCGATAGTAGTAAAACCACCAGCTGCCGCCGCCAGTGAGCCAGTAGCAATATCTTCTTTATATTCTTCTCCGGGTTCGCGAAGATGTACATGCATATCTATAAGGCCAGGAACCACCCATTTATTGCTGGCATCAATTTCACGTATATAATTTTCACCACCTAGATTTTGTTGGACACTACCAATAGCTGCAATAACACCATTTTCTATGCGAATATCGCAAACTGCATCAGTATTTGAAGCAGGATCAAGTACTCTTCCACCCCTGATTATAACAAATTCATCAGCGCAATCGTTGTCATTCATGCGCTTCGCCTCCTAAAATTAAATACATAACTGCCATACGTACAGCTACTCCATTTTCTACTTGCTCAAGAATAACGCTTCTTTCCCCATCCATAACATCAGGTGCAAGTTCAACTCCGCGATTGACTGGGCCCGGATGCATAAGAATGCCTTCTTTGCGAATATGTTTTAAACGGTTAGAATTTATACCGTATTCAACTGCATATTCCCGTAGATCTGGTAATAAACCCGCACTCATGCGCTCTCGTTGTAGGCGCAAAGTCATTGCAACATGCACACCGTCTAAAGCCTGTTCCAAATTTGCGCAAACAGTACAGCCGTATGTTTCAGCTAAACCTAATGGGATTAGTGTCTTGGGACCAAAAACCCGTAGCTTAGCACCAAGTTTGTGAAGACCTATAAGATTTGAACGAGCTACTCTTGAATGTAGGATATCACCAATTATTGCTACTTCAAGTCCTTCAAATTTTTCAAAATAGTCTTGGATGGTGAGCATATCAAGTAGCGCTTGGGTCGGATGTTCATGCTGACCGTCACCTGCATTTATTACCCGAGCTTTAAGGCGATTTGCTAAATAATGCGGCGCACCTGAGTCATGATGGCGTATAATGACTGCATCCAATTGCATAGCATCGAGGTTTTGCATGGTATCAAGAAGACTTTCGCCCTTCTTTACTGATGAACCCGCCGTTTGAATGTTTGAAATGTCAGCAGAAAGTCTTTTAGCAGCTAACTCAAAACTCATTCTCGTGCGTGTGGATGCCTCGTAAAAAACCGTCATTATGCTACGACCTCGTAAAGACGGAACTTTTTTTATTAACCGACGCGAAATGTCTTTGAATCCACGAGCTGCATCTAAAATGGCGTATATTTGGTCGACTGTAAGATCACGTATTCCAAGCAGGTGTTGTCCTGCAATCATTTTTGACTCCCTGAAATATAGCGTGAGCTGCCGCTTTGGCGTGTAATTCCCTCTCGTTTAGTAATAATTGCAATATCAGTTAAATTACTTACTTTACCCAAAGTAACATCAACGTGGTCATCAGCGGCGGTAGCTGCAATTTTACCGACTACATCAGCAGCTATTGGCAATTCACGCAAACCTCGATCAATTAGTACTGCCAATCGAATAGCTTTGGGTCTACCGTAATCCAAAATTGCATCAAAAGCAGCACGAACAGTACGACCAGTGTATAAGACATCATCTGCTAAAATCACTGTATATTGCGGTATTTTAAATGGTATTTGGCTACTGCCTACTACCGGCCAATCATGTGGGCCAAATCCGTCATCACGATATAAGGTTATATCAACCATCCCGATAGGTGGTATTTGCCCACTTAATTTTTCAATATGAGCCGCTAGGCGATGTGCTAATGCTTCGCCACCACGTTTAATACCAATTACAGCCCATGGAGCATCTTGCTGATTAGCAATTAATTTTGAGGCCATATCAGTAATAGCTTGCTCAATTTCAGTTGCGTCTAAGACAATTGTAGACATTTTTTAATCCCCCAACACTACATGCATGGTGTAAATCACCTTGTTAGATTCGAGGTTGTTCTTATGAACCGGAGATTATGGGTGTGTCAACGGGCAAGGTTAGATTTAAACAATGTACTAAATATGATGTAATAATGCATTAAGTCTTAGAAATAATGTTTCATTGACTCTTGCGTGTTTCTAGGTAGCCACGTTATCAGCATAAAGGTAGAGAATTTAGGGACACCACCTATAATCTACTGCCGTAAAGAAGCCTTTGCAGCGAAACTCAAATAGCAACCATGTTGTGTTGTTGTGGTCTTACAGCAGGCCAAAATTGAATTTTTGCTAATAAATGTAACCATGATTTATCAACGATAATTAATAATAACATCAGCGTGTTAGGATGAGTATGACAGGTAGCACATTAACCCACGAATCCCCTATTCGCTTAACTTATCAACTTGAATTCACCGGTAAGGCGCAGACAATATTAGTCAAAGCAAGTTTGAATATAGCTAGTGATCGTCTAACCGAAAGCGAATTAAAAAGGATGATTAAACGTCTGCATCCTATCGACCAAACCATAGCTCACGAATTATTCAGCTCTTCAATATTTGGTCAAATTTCTGATACTCAATTAGCTCGAATATTGCCTTTATTGGCACATAGAGAAACGCTGTTTGATAGCGAACCATTAAAGATTGAAGACCGAGAATTAACCCCACGTATCGAAGTGACTACCTCATTAGCAAATGGCTTGCGCATAGCAATGTATTTTCAAGATCGGCGAGGCGAACGCATTAATCTAGAGGGCAATCGATTGCTCGCAGGAGCTCAAGCTTTTTTAATGGCTAATGGCAAATTGAACCCCATTACATCAGGAGCCCCATGGGATCTTACCGCTTGGAGTCGTCAGCCAATACACGAGTATAAGAATGCGTTAGGACCAGCACAGCGTGATGAATTAGTTCATTCTTTATCACGAATCGGAGTACCCCCAGGTGATTTACAGTCCCTTGCCGTAAGGCGAGCACCACCTGATCGTATAGTCGCCAGCCTTTATCCGTTTGAACAAAAAGGCAGTATTGAAACTGAGTTGGTCTTACATGCCCAGTATGCTGGAGATTTGGCGCCAATAACCACTGCTAGTCATCGCGAAATTTATATGATGGCGCAAGAAGGCCAAGATTGCGGACTAATTGAACGTGATCTTGAAGCCGAACATGTAGCACGAGAACAAGCACGCCATGCAGGATTTCGTTATGATGCCAATCGAGGTCGTTTCATTGCTCGTGGTGAAGCAGCTTTACGTGCGCTTGATATACAAAGCGGTGCTTTACCTGCAAGCTGGACCATTACCATAAGTGGTAGCGCACCACGATTTCATCATAATTTGCAATTAAATAACCGTGTTGAATTGATTGCAGATCGTGGATTGTTGGAACTTAATGTAGATTTAAAATTTGGCGAACAAGACGACGATACTCAATTACAAACTCTTATCGATATGCAAGATCTACTAAAATGGTTAGCAAAAGATACCAAGTATATTCGTTTAGCAGATGGTTCTTTTATCGCGCCGAATGAGAAAATACGCCGTGGTCTGCGGGTACTTGGTGAGCTTGGTGCAGATAGTAACCGCATTCTTGTTAGTCCTTTATGCATTGGTTTAATTCGATTGCTGGGAGAAAGCGGTACTTTAGCTGCTGTCGATGCTAATACAAAAGCCTGGATGGACGAAGTAATGGGACACAGTGCTCCTCGTCAAGTAGAACCTCCTTTACAACTCACAAAAATTTTACGTGATTATCAGCATCGCGGTCTAGATTGGCTGATGATGCTGCATCGCTATTGCCTAACCGGCATTTTAGCTGATGATATGGGTTTAGGTAAAACGCTGCAAGCTTTAGCTTTATTGCAACTTGTACGTGATAACACCGGTCCAATGCCTTCATTAGTAGTGGCACCGACTTCGGTATTGCCTGTTTGGAGTGATGAAGCATTACGTTTTACTCCAAACCTGAAAGTACTTATTTGGCATGGTAGCCCGGAAGAGCGTCGTGATCTTTCTTTAAAAAATAGTGATTTAGTTGTTACTAGCTACGGTGTTTTACGTCGTGATATTGAACGCTTTGCAGAGTGCAGTTTTCGATATGTTATTCTTGATGAAGCGCAAAGTGCTAAAAATGCTGCCACTCAAAATGCCAAAGCGGTACGACGGCTTAAAAGCGAACGACGTTTGGCTTTGACCGGTACCCCTATTGAAAATCGACCCGAAGAGTTATGGTCAGCTTTTGACTTTTTGGCTCCTGGATTTTTAGGTTCGTTGCATTCATTTCGCAAACGTTTTGCTCGGCCCATTGAACGTGGTGAAGACCATGCACTAATAATGTTATCGGCAAGAGTGCAACCTTTTGTACTAAGGCGATTGAAAAGCGAAGTTGCCAAAGAACTGCCACCAAAAATCGAGTCTATTGTGCATTGTGAAATGTTGCCCGCTCAAAGAGCCCTTTATGACCACATGGCTGGAGAGCTACGCACTAGTGTAAAACAAAAAATTGCCAGTGTCGGTATTGAGCGTGCGCACATGAGTATTTTGGCGGCTTTAACACGTTTGCGTCAGATTTGCTGTGAACCTGCTCTACTACCAGTACCAGAAGGTATAAAAACCCCAGAATCAGCTAAATTATCTTTGTTTACTGAGCTTATGCGTGAAGCTTTAGAAAGCTCTCGTCGTGTGGTTGTATTTAGCCAATTTGTTGAAATGCAAAAACGTCTTATTGCTGTTATTCGTAAACTTGGCGTAGAGCCCTTATGGCTGCATGGTGGAACACGTGATCGAGCGCGTGTTGTTAGTGCCTTTCAAGATCCTGCAGGCCCACCAGTAATTGTTGTTAGTTTAAAAGCTGGTGGTACTGGTGTTACTCTCACTCGTGCAGATACGGTCATGCATTATGACCCTTGGTGGAATCCTGCGGTTGAGCGTCAAGCGACTGATCGTACTCATCGTTTAGGGCAGAAACAAAAGGTTACTGTCTATAAACTTGTCACCACTAACTCAATTGAAGAGCGAGTAGTTAAAATGGCTGGTCGTAAAGATGACTTGGCTGCTAAACTTTTATCTAGTGATGGCGTTAACGCAAAACATATTACGGTAGATGAAATATTACATTTACTTGATTAGAAATTTTAATCTCACCAATCTCGCAATAATTCACAGACTTCATCAGTATAAGAACGCCCATCATCTTTGTGAACAATTAATGGATTTTCAGTTAGGGTATTATTTTTGTAGATTTCATTGTGTTCTTGATATGAAGCTTCGATAAGCAAATATTTAGCAGCCGATTGTTCGCGAGGTTGTACAAAACGTCGTCGTAAAATAGTGATATGTTTATTGCTGATAAGAAGTTTTTCTAACTCTTCGCCTCTGCGTACTGGTATTATAGCCCCCACCCTTCCGATTATTGAATGTACCGCATGAGTGTTTTTAGGTCTGGTTGCTAGTTTAATCGCTTTAGCAACAAAATCAGCTAAAGTCCCATTTCGTTCATGGCGGGCTATATCACGACTATATTCACTAGCACCATGGCCTTCATTATTGCGAAAATATGGTGGATTGAAAACAACAAGATCAGCGTGAGAAATTTCAACTTGGCGCAAATCATCGTTTATTATCTTCATTCGATTTGTATAACCATTATTTTGAATGTTTTTATCCGCCAATTGCGCAAGCGATGTTTGGATTTCAACTGCGGTGACTTGCTTTGCTTTGCCCATGGCTAGCAAAAGAATCCCAATAATACCTATACCTGCTCCTAAATCGACAACCTGAACAGCAGGGCTGACAAAACCTGACAATAAAATTGGGTCTAGATTAAAACGATAGCCATAACCACGCGCTGGTTGCTCAAATAGAAGATCTCCATTCCATAAAGTATCTCTAGTAGTTTTCATCCGTTACGACGTGATGCCAAATGAGGATAATAACCAACCACTTCTTTTAAATCACTGCGAGAGATCGCTCCTTCGCGAAAAACTATAATACTTCCCTTATCATTTAGCCCTACTACCGTAGATGGCTCGCCACCAAAACATATGCCCATATCAATTACAATATCTACTGTATTTGACAATATAGGAGATAAATCGCTTGCATCTTTTATCGGGGCTTCACCAGTAATATTGGCGCTAGTTGCAGTAATAATACCTGTTTTAATAGCTAATTGCTGAGCAAAAGGATGGCTTGATATGCGCATACCAATAGTGCCATTCTGTGAATACAAAGCTGTTGGTAAATCTTGCTTTGGAGGCAAAGCTAAAGTTAATGGCCCTGGCCAATATTTTTTTGCTAAGAGCGCTAAAGTATGCGGTATCTCAGCCCAGCGTTCTACTTGCTCATTTGTGCCAGCTATAAGAGCTAAAGCTTTAGCTGCTTCGCGACCCTTGTTAATAACTAAACGCTCAATTGCATCTGTATTGCTGGCATCAACTGCGAGGCCATAGAATGTCTCAGTAGGAAACACCACTATTTTTCCTAAGTTTATGGCTTTTTCTGCAATATCAATAGCCTCATGGAAATCAACTGTTTGTGCCCATGGAGGCCGATTTCGCCGAATATTTTGAGAGTCAACAACTAACCAAACTGGGCTTAAAGACGACATATTAATAAGCCTTATCAATCAGTATAACTCGAGCCGTGCGTAATAGTATTTGAATATCTAAAAGCAACGACCAATTTTCAAGATACTCAATATCAAGCTTGACCATTTCTTCAAACGATAGTCGATTACGACCAGAAACCTGCCAAAGACCAGTAATTCCAGGTGGAGCTTCAAATCGACGACGATGCCATTGGCGATAGACTTCAACTTCATAAGGTAGCGCAGGACGTGGCCCGATTATGCTCATTTCTCCGCGCAGAACGTTAATTAGCTGAGGCAACTCATCAATAGAAAATTTACGAATAAATTTTCCTACCCAAAAAATACGTGGGTCATTTACAATTTTAAAGGTTTGATTTCCTCTTTGATTGCTATGAGCTTTGTTTTCAGTGATCCATTTTCGTGTGTATTCACGATG is a window from the Deltaproteobacteria bacterium genome containing:
- a CDS encoding DUF3369 domain-containing protein; amino-acid sequence: MARKYKQIGESIASILLIDDNLEYLEATRMLLQREGYSITTVASCLSALDIVTKNYFDLILVDYYMPNFTGEEFIKELRTFNKTVQVILQTGYASENPPRELLRKLDIQGFFDKSEGPSKLLFYIDIGIKAARTIQLAQKSKEGLSYILNNAPDLYRLQSFDELMQSILTHLINLLKMSNTLSIIFMNNQLSEIKDSNYKKIDAFIAIADEQYGYTVKIGAGRFSQKGPVSLYFKHDEMDLVNEAFISGNVLLSSNLCTFIPLKTKDSRVGFVYLEHEISNEEDKDLLKLFANQVAIAINNAKIS
- a CDS encoding trypsin-like peptidase domain-containing protein → MMISRKLRLLSFLLAISSCGDTKNTTDLNLPTFFDLSEAPVKIQNAAKAVVRIETKINYGTGSFISDSGLLLTNDHVLGGSVCAIEGCWVKLSFNYQIDMPFQQPIFAYAVPVSVDAILDMAIVQIFENPTGPKLKTSNYLDINSRNLASLLGTHVTVVGHPKGRLKKWSDGFVYNIYGDWFYSTGYALPGDSGSPVLDDNGKIVGLLHRSANSLDIITSEGINVFFVGTASESLLNARDIPQLSSLISVAESTTNDSALTNNLIYLNAGISTVLIDTSFENLLSLLAQACDIALAHSKYLSIDEFDIAIKPCKNAFAWIECRADVETTPYGKECPTDVDAWRSRFMTIANNKITTNNLFDLYFYTDAVIRLEQSVTEGKEAARQNLEQVLVITNPTINYFLTSYLAYYEINSYAGIDIIDYVQNYKNVLHYKQQASTIALTAQWLYQHSKISSNVFFSLLSDLHKDNQVSVGDKLFIEELEYIY
- a CDS encoding dihydroorotase, with protein sequence MNDNDCADEFVIIRGGRVLDPASNTDAVCDIRIENGVIAAIGSVQQNLGGENYIREIDASNKWVVPGLIDMHVHLREPGEEYKEDIATGSLAAAAGGFTTIAAMPNTHPVADNAEVVSYVARRGSEVGLVRVLPVGAISIGLNGEIMAPVGELKRAGAVALSDDGKSVGNARLMRHALEYSQDFDMPVLSHAEEHNLSKDGHMNEGPTATRLGLRGIPAIAEEIAINRDIMLAEYTGGRLHICHVSTEKSVEMVRLAKKRGVKITAEATPHHFTLNEESVINYKTNAKMNPPLRSEKDRLALIAGMADGTIDVIATDHAPHSIIEKDTTFADAAFGVIGLQTALPLSLNLWRNGSLPLLKIFELLTFGPARVLGIPYGRLTQGSTADITIIDPDVSWNLSINDILSKSKNSPFIGHCLQGRIEVTMLQGRIRFKRKGD
- a CDS encoding aspartate carbamoyltransferase catalytic subunit — protein: MIAGQHLLGIRDLTVDQIYAILDAARGFKDISRRLIKKVPSLRGRSIMTVFYEASTRTRMSFELAAKRLSADISNIQTAGSSVKKGESLLDTMQNLDAMQLDAVIIRHHDSGAPHYLANRLKARVINAGDGQHEHPTQALLDMLTIQDYFEKFEGLEVAIIGDILHSRVARSNLIGLHKLGAKLRVFGPKTLIPLGLAETYGCTVCANLEQALDGVHVAMTLRLQRERMSAGLLPDLREYAVEYGINSNRLKHIRKEGILMHPGPVNRGVELAPDVMDGERSVILEQVENGVAVRMAVMYLILGGEAHE
- the pyrR gene encoding bifunctional pyr operon transcriptional regulator/uracil phosphoribosyltransferase PyrR, whose translation is MSTIVLDATEIEQAITDMASKLIANQQDAPWAVIGIKRGGEALAHRLAAHIEKLSGQIPPIGMVDITLYRDDGFGPHDWPVVGSSQIPFKIPQYTVILADDVLYTGRTVRAAFDAILDYGRPKAIRLAVLIDRGLRELPIAADVVGKIAATAADDHVDVTLGKVSNLTDIAIITKREGITRQSGSSRYISGSQK
- a CDS encoding DEAD/DEAH box helicase, which encodes MTGSTLTHESPIRLTYQLEFTGKAQTILVKASLNIASDRLTESELKRMIKRLHPIDQTIAHELFSSSIFGQISDTQLARILPLLAHRETLFDSEPLKIEDRELTPRIEVTTSLANGLRIAMYFQDRRGERINLEGNRLLAGAQAFLMANGKLNPITSGAPWDLTAWSRQPIHEYKNALGPAQRDELVHSLSRIGVPPGDLQSLAVRRAPPDRIVASLYPFEQKGSIETELVLHAQYAGDLAPITTASHREIYMMAQEGQDCGLIERDLEAEHVAREQARHAGFRYDANRGRFIARGEAALRALDIQSGALPASWTITISGSAPRFHHNLQLNNRVELIADRGLLELNVDLKFGEQDDDTQLQTLIDMQDLLKWLAKDTKYIRLADGSFIAPNEKIRRGLRVLGELGADSNRILVSPLCIGLIRLLGESGTLAAVDANTKAWMDEVMGHSAPRQVEPPLQLTKILRDYQHRGLDWLMMLHRYCLTGILADDMGLGKTLQALALLQLVRDNTGPMPSLVVAPTSVLPVWSDEALRFTPNLKVLIWHGSPEERRDLSLKNSDLVVTSYGVLRRDIERFAECSFRYVILDEAQSAKNAATQNAKAVRRLKSERRLALTGTPIENRPEELWSAFDFLAPGFLGSLHSFRKRFARPIERGEDHALIMLSARVQPFVLRRLKSEVAKELPPKIESIVHCEMLPAQRALYDHMAGELRTSVKQKIASVGIERAHMSILAALTRLRQICCEPALLPVPEGIKTPESAKLSLFTELMREALESSRRVVVFSQFVEMQKRLIAVIRKLGVEPLWLHGGTRDRARVVSAFQDPAGPPVIVVSLKAGGTGVTLTRADTVMHYDPWWNPAVERQATDRTHRLGQKQKVTVYKLVTTNSIEERVVKMAGRKDDLAAKLLSSDGVNAKHITVDEILHLLD
- a CDS encoding methyltransferase is translated as MKTTRDTLWNGDLLFEQPARGYGYRFNLDPILLSGFVSPAVQVVDLGAGIGIIGILLLAMGKAKQVTAVEIQTSLAQLADKNIQNNGYTNRMKIINDDLRQVEISHADLVVFNPPYFRNNEGHGASEYSRDIARHERNGTLADFVAKAIKLATRPKNTHAVHSIIGRVGAIIPVRRGEELEKLLISNKHITILRRRFVQPREQSAAKYLLIEASYQEHNEIYKNNTLTENPLIVHKDDGRSYTDEVCELLRDW
- a CDS encoding threonylcarbamoyl-AMP synthase encodes the protein MSSLSPVWLVVDSQNIRRNRPPWAQTVDFHEAIDIAEKAINLGKIVVFPTETFYGLAVDASNTDAIERLVINKGREAAKALALIAGTNEQVERWAEIPHTLALLAKKYWPGPLTLALPPKQDLPTALYSQNGTIGMRISSHPFAQQLAIKTGIITATSANITGEAPIKDASDLSPILSNTVDIVIDMGICFGGEPSTVVGLNDKGSIIVFREGAISRSDLKEVVGYYPHLASRRNG